The Pirellulales bacterium DNA segment GCCAGCGAACAGGCAAGAACCAATAGTGTGAGTAATCGCAAGTGGCGCATGGTGTTTTCTTCGGCTATGGGGGTGGCGAGGGCGGGATACGTCAGGCTTCAATTACTAACCTCCCTGACGGGGCATTCGCAAGAGGGGAGGTCCGTGGCCCAGGGGCAATCGCCGGCCCTCGCCTGAGTTGCAGTCGGCGCGGTCGCGGTCGACAATCGGCACTTACTGTAGCGCGGCGGCGACGGGCCGCCGGCAGCTGATGCCGAATGACTTGACCGCTTGAAGAGGCCGCATGAAGTTCTTGGTTCGTTTGGGATGGATCACCCTGTCTTTGGCGATCGCGCTAAGCGGCAGTGTTCCGGCGACGGCACGTGATATTTTTGCTCGCGAGAATCTGATCGCCTGGTGCATCGTGCCCTTCGATGCCGCACGTCGCGGCCCGGAAGAGCGGGCCAAGATGCTCGCCGACCTGGGTTTGCACCAGTTGGCCTACGATTGGCGCGACGAGCATATCCCGCAATGGGACGAAGAAATCGCGGCCATGCGCCGGCACGACGTACGGATCGTCGCCTGGTGGATGGCGCCAACGACGCTCAACGAGACGAACCGCAAGATTCTCGACGTCGTTCGCCGTCACCAGTTGAAGTTGCAATTCTGGGTGCTTGTTTCCGATCCCGATCCGCAGTTGCCTCAGGCCGAGCGAGTGCGCGCGGCGGCCACGGCGATCCGGCCGCTGGCCGTCGAGGCGAAGCAACTTGGCTGCCAGGTCGGTTTATACAACCACGGCGGCTGGTTCGGCGAGCCGGAAAACCAGATCGAGATTCTAAAGGAGTTGACCTCGTCGACGGACGGGCAACCGCAGCTCGACAATATCGGCCTGGTGTACAACTTGCACCACGGCCACACGCACCTCGATCGCTTCCCCGCTTTGTTGCAAAAGATCAAGCCGTGGCTGTATGCGCTGAATCTCAACGGCATGACGGCGCATGGCGACGAGCGAGGCGAAAAGATTCTGCCAATTGGCACTGGCGAGTTGGATATGCAACTGTTGCGCACGATTCGCGACAGCGGCTACCAGGGGCCTATCGGCATTCTGAATCACACCGATCTCGACGCCCGGGCACGGCTGGCGGACAACCTGGCCGGACTCGACTGGCTGGTCCGACAACTTAACGGTGAGCCCGCCCGACCGCGTCCCAAGATGGAGACGTATCCGGACGCGCCGGCGCCCAGGACGAGCGGAGCAAAGCCCGAGCCACAGAAAGACCAATCGAGCAACCAAACGCCCAACGAACAAGCAACCGCCGAGCGAGCACAGCTCACCGAACTTGTGACCGCCGCGCATAAATCGGGTGACGCGAGGAACGGGGCCCTCGTCTTCGCTTCGGCCAAGTTTGCCTGCCTGTCGTGTCATCGCGTGGGCGAACAAGGAGGCGCAGTCGGGCCGGAATTGAGCAAGATCGGCAGTACGGCTTGCCCCGAAGATATTGCCGAATCGCTGTTGTGGCCCAAGCGCAAGGTAAAGCCCGAGTTCGTGGCTTCGTCGATCATCACCGACAGCGGTTCGCTGCATCAGGGCTATATCGTAAAAGAGAGCGCGGGCGCGGTGACGATTCGCGACACGGCGACGGGCGAAGTGAAAACAATTCCCGCAAGCGAAATCGCCGAACGCGCCGTGGTCGGCACGCTCATGCCTGAGGGTTTGAGCGCCGCCATGACCGAGAGAGAGCGGCGCGACGTAGTGCGGTTTCTTATGGAGCTACGCGATCCGGCTGAAGGGAACGAGGGTATCTCGGCCATGGCGCACCTCCCCGGCAAATTCACCTACGACTTTGCGCCGCTTCAGCCCGCGCGCTGGCGCTACGCCGGACACCGCGTAAATCGGCAGCGGCTTTACGATTTCTACGCCAAGGAGGCAGATTACTTTCGCGACCGCTCGGTGGCCGTGCTGCCGGCTTACCCGGGGCTCGACGGCGGCGAACTTGGCCACTGGGGGAATCAAAACGAGGAAACCTGGCGCGATGATCGCTGGAATCAAATGGATTCTGGCAGCGTGCTGTGCGGCATTGTGCAGTGCGGGCCAAAAACCGTGGCCCGTGGCGTGTGTGTGAAACTCGGCGACGCAAAACTCGGCGAGGCGAATCTGGGGCGTCGTGGCGACATGGCCGCCTGCTTCAATGCCGACACGCTCGAGTATGAAGCCGTCTGGCAAGGCGGCTTCGTGAAGTTCTCGCCCGTGCGGCACGGCTTTGTCGATGCGCTGGCGATCGACGGCCGCTCGGTGGAGTTCGCGGTCGAGCAACTGCCGGCCGGCACGCGACATTATCGCGGCTATTATCGGAACGGATCGCAGGTCGTCTTTGCCTATGAGATCGACGGCCGAATGTACCTCGACGCTCCGCGCATCGAGGATGGAAAGTTCTCGCGGCTCGTCGCGCCGGCCGATGAGCATCCGCTACGCGAGCTTCTGAAAGGCGGCCCGGCACAATGGCCGCAGGTTTTGGAAACGCACGGCAGCTTGGGCGGCGACGATGCGGCTTACACGATCGATACGATCACGGCGCCTGTCGACAACCCTTGGCGATCGCTGATGTTTTTCGGCGGCCATGATTTTCTTCCCGACGGCTCGGCCATGGTCTGCACGATGCACGGGGAAGTTTGGCACGTTACGGGGCTCGACCGCGAACTGGCGCACGTGCGCTGGAAGCGCTTTGCCGCCGGGCTGCATCATCCCCAGGGGCTCGTTGTCAGCGGCGATGCGATTTACGTCCTGGGACGAAACCAGGTCACGCGCCTCCACGATCTGAACCACGACGACGAAGCCGATTTCTACGAGTGTTTCAGTCAGGCGTTCGAGACGTCGACCGCTGGCCATGATTTCATCTGCGGATTAGAGCGTGACCCGGCCGGAAACTTCTTCACGGTCTCGGGCAACCAGGGATTGTTGCGCATCGCGCCCGACGGCGCGCGGGCGGACGTCATAGCGACCGGCTTTCGCAACCCCGATGGGTTAGGGCTGTTGCCCGACGGTTCGGTCACGGTGCCCAGTTCCGAAGGAGAATGGACGCCGACCTCGATGATCAATCTGGTGCCGCACGTGGCGGCGACGGCGCAAGAAAAGATCGTCCCGACGCCCGCAACCACGACGCCGCATTACGGCTACCGTGGCCCGATGGGCGATCGGCCACCCGAATTGCCGCTAGTGTTCTTGCCGCGCGGATTGGACAACTCGAGCGGCGGGCAGACGTTTGCCGAGAGCACGAAGTGGGGGCCCGCCGCGGGCCAGATCGTACACCTCTCCTATGGAGCGGGCACTTATTTTCTCGTCTTGCGCGATCAAGTCGGCGGCCAGGCACAAGGCGCGGTAGTGCCTATGCCGGGCGACTTTGCCTCGGGCCCACATCGGGCGCGTTTCTCACCACATGATGGTCAACTCTATGTGACCGGCATGGCTGGCTGGGGGACGTATACCGCGGAAGATGGTTCGTTCGAACGCGTGCGCTACACGGGTAAGCGAACTCAATTGCCCATCGCGTTCCACGTGCATGAAAATGGTGTGCGCGTTTCTTTCGCCGAGCCCGTCGATGCACGCATGGCTGGTGATGCGGCGCGGCAATTTGCCCAGGTTTGGAACTATCGCTACAGCAGCGCCTACGGATCCGAAGAATATGCTCCGTCGCACTTCGGACTCGTGGGGCACGATCGGCTGGCCGTCACCGCGGCACATGTGCTTCCCGACGAGAAGACGGTCTTCCTCGAGATGCCTGGGTTACAACCGGTGAATCAATTGCACTTGCGGTTGCAGGTCGATGAGAACGAGCGGACCGAGATGTTCGTCACGGTACACGCACTCGATAGACCGTTTACCGACTTGCCCGGTTATCAACCGGTCGCGAAGACGATCGCACCGCATCCGCTGTTGGCGGATCTGGAACTGCTGAAGAACCCGCCACCGCCCAATCCGTGGCGAGCGCACATTGCCGGTGCGCGCGATATAACGGTCGAGGCCGGCAAGAACCTCAGCTTCGCCACGCGGTCGTTCACAGTGCGCGCGGCTGAACCGATTCAGCTGACTTTCGTCAATCCCGACGTGGTGCCCCACAACTGGGTGCTGCTAAAGCCTGGGGCGCTTGTGCGTGTCGGCGAGATGGTGAATCGGATGGTGGCCGATCCGGAGGCCGTCGCGCGGCATTACGTGCCGCGCACCGACGATGTCCTCGTCTACACCGACATCGTGCCGGCGGGAGGCAAGTTCTCGATCAGTTTCCGGGCGCCGGACTCGCCGGGGCGCTACCCATATCTCTGCTCGTTCCCGGGGCACTGGATGGTCATGAACGGGCAGTTGATCGTCGAGTGAGTCGCGCCGCGCGATGAGTGCCGTGAGGGCAAGCCTGTGCCATGCTTATTCGCCTTAGGCGAATAAGCATGCGTCGAAAATACGTGACATGGCGTCGCGGGTGTGAGCCGCGAGCGAGCCGTTAGTTGCCGGGGCCCACGGCGCCGGTGCTCAGGCCCTGGAACAGCGTGAAGTTGAAGGGAACCACGCCGTACAAGCCGCGGGTGAAAATCAGGCTGATCGCGTCGTCCACGACCAGGATCGCCCGCTTCGGCACCACCACCACGTCCGAATCGCGCAGCCAGATTTCGTCCGCGGGGCAGGGCGCGTGGCCGAACAGGGCTTTGCACACCGTCAGTTGCGTGGCCATCAAGTTCCAGCACTCGTCGCGGCGGAAGACCACGATGTGGTTCACGTTGCCGCCCACGTTCCAACCGCCCGCCAAGGCGATCGATTGCATCAAGGTCGTCGGGCCGGTCAACTCGTAGCGCCCCGGTTGCCTCACTTCGCCAACGACGAACACGTAGCGCGGGGCACGCTCAATGAGGATCGGCGTGACTTCCAGCCCTTGCACTAGCTGCGTGTACCGTACGTCGATCTCGCGCTTCAATTCGTTCAAGGTCAGACCTTGCGTCGGAATCGAGCCCAGGCCAGGCAATTGGATCGTGCCGTCCGGCGTGACGCGGGCCTCGCGCTGCTGACCGCCGATACCCTGCCGGGCGTCGACCGTGGCCCGCAACTCTTGCAGACGCGTGTTGAGCTTGATCGGCGTGACGGTGATAGACGGATCTTGGATGTACTTCTTGTAGCGCTCGTCGAGGTCCTTGCGTACTTCCTCGACCGACCGGTTCGCCACCTTCACCTGCCCCAACAACCGCAAGGTGATCGTCCCGTCGGGCTGAATGATCACCGATCGCTGCACGTCGTCGCTGGTCAGCGACTCGACCGTCACCTCGTCCCCGACCGTCAGCTGATAAGCGTCGGGGCTAGGGATGGTCGTCAAGCGAAAGACCAGGCCCAGCCGATCCGCGACTCGCAAACGGTATTCGGGCACGTGACGCATACGCGCCGGCCCGATGTACTCGCCCTGAGCGAAAACTTGCCAAGGGATGGGGCGGGAATTGTCCCATGTCTGGGCGCTGCACGCGCCTTCGTTCGTTCCGCAGTACACGCCGCAGCGCCACGGCGAGGGCATGGGACACATCCCTTCGACCACGCCCGGCCCGACCGGCAAATTCGCGAACTCGGCTCGCGAGTTGCCCTCGTAGACCGGCCCTGTCAGAGCG contains these protein-coding regions:
- a CDS encoding DUF6797 domain-containing protein → MKFLVRLGWITLSLAIALSGSVPATARDIFARENLIAWCIVPFDAARRGPEERAKMLADLGLHQLAYDWRDEHIPQWDEEIAAMRRHDVRIVAWWMAPTTLNETNRKILDVVRRHQLKLQFWVLVSDPDPQLPQAERVRAAATAIRPLAVEAKQLGCQVGLYNHGGWFGEPENQIEILKELTSSTDGQPQLDNIGLVYNLHHGHTHLDRFPALLQKIKPWLYALNLNGMTAHGDERGEKILPIGTGELDMQLLRTIRDSGYQGPIGILNHTDLDARARLADNLAGLDWLVRQLNGEPARPRPKMETYPDAPAPRTSGAKPEPQKDQSSNQTPNEQATAERAQLTELVTAAHKSGDARNGALVFASAKFACLSCHRVGEQGGAVGPELSKIGSTACPEDIAESLLWPKRKVKPEFVASSIITDSGSLHQGYIVKESAGAVTIRDTATGEVKTIPASEIAERAVVGTLMPEGLSAAMTERERRDVVRFLMELRDPAEGNEGISAMAHLPGKFTYDFAPLQPARWRYAGHRVNRQRLYDFYAKEADYFRDRSVAVLPAYPGLDGGELGHWGNQNEETWRDDRWNQMDSGSVLCGIVQCGPKTVARGVCVKLGDAKLGEANLGRRGDMAACFNADTLEYEAVWQGGFVKFSPVRHGFVDALAIDGRSVEFAVEQLPAGTRHYRGYYRNGSQVVFAYEIDGRMYLDAPRIEDGKFSRLVAPADEHPLRELLKGGPAQWPQVLETHGSLGGDDAAYTIDTITAPVDNPWRSLMFFGGHDFLPDGSAMVCTMHGEVWHVTGLDRELAHVRWKRFAAGLHHPQGLVVSGDAIYVLGRNQVTRLHDLNHDDEADFYECFSQAFETSTAGHDFICGLERDPAGNFFTVSGNQGLLRIAPDGARADVIATGFRNPDGLGLLPDGSVTVPSSEGEWTPTSMINLVPHVAATAQEKIVPTPATTTPHYGYRGPMGDRPPELPLVFLPRGLDNSSGGQTFAESTKWGPAAGQIVHLSYGAGTYFLVLRDQVGGQAQGAVVPMPGDFASGPHRARFSPHDGQLYVTGMAGWGTYTAEDGSFERVRYTGKRTQLPIAFHVHENGVRVSFAEPVDARMAGDAARQFAQVWNYRYSSAYGSEEYAPSHFGLVGHDRLAVTAAHVLPDEKTVFLEMPGLQPVNQLHLRLQVDENERTEMFVTVHALDRPFTDLPGYQPVAKTIAPHPLLADLELLKNPPPPNPWRAHIAGARDITVEAGKNLSFATRSFTVRAAEPIQLTFVNPDVVPHNWVLLKPGALVRVGEMVNRMVADPEAVARHYVPRTDDVLVYTDIVPAGGKFSISFRAPDSPGRYPYLCSFPGHWMVMNGQLIVE
- a CDS encoding polysaccharide biosynthesis/export family protein, which encodes MAFAALVIAVQFGHIATTLGQQPTPAGVPNNAETISPDLLGTPSPRPLPNGPPADALTGPVYEGNSRAEFANLPVGPGVVEGMCPMPSPWRCGVYCGTNEGACSAQTWDNSRPIPWQVFAQGEYIGPARMRHVPEYRLRVADRLGLVFRLTTIPSPDAYQLTVGDEVTVESLTSDDVQRSVIIQPDGTITLRLLGQVKVANRSVEEVRKDLDERYKKYIQDPSITVTPIKLNTRLQELRATVDARQGIGGQQREARVTPDGTIQLPGLGSIPTQGLTLNELKREIDVRYTQLVQGLEVTPILIERAPRYVFVVGEVRQPGRYELTGPTTLMQSIALAGGWNVGGNVNHIVVFRRDECWNLMATQLTVCKALFGHAPCPADEIWLRDSDVVVVPKRAILVVDDAISLIFTRGLYGVVPFNFTLFQGLSTGAVGPGN